The following proteins are co-located in the Candidatus Nanosynbacter sp. HMT-352 genome:
- a CDS encoding 30S ribosomal protein S21 encodes MVQVTRKDQKEANENIIRRFNRRVLQSGVLARAKSVMRFEKPISKTERRKKAIIRRERRAEKTAKMRLGVR; translated from the coding sequence ATGGTACAAGTAACACGTAAAGATCAGAAGGAAGCGAACGAAAATATCATTCGTCGTTTCAACCGCAGGGTTTTGCAAAGCGGTGTTTTGGCTCGCGCTAAGAGCGTTATGCGTTTTGAAAAACCAATTTCAAAGACCGAGCGTCGTAAAAAAGCTATTATTCGCCGCGAGCGACGAGCTGAAAAAACGGCAAAAATGCGCCTAGGGGTGCGTTAA
- a CDS encoding GatB/YqeY domain-containing protein, translating into MSALKERITSEMKAALLSGDRFRGDVLRNLKAAILNEEVSLGKREDGLDDAEIEKVVAREVKKRVESADLYRKNDRAELAEPEEKEAEILREFLPEQLGEAEISKIVEEVIAGMDDVSIQKMGQVIGAVKSKAGNAADGALVAKIVKEKLTK; encoded by the coding sequence ATGTCTGCGCTAAAAGAGCGCATTACTAGTGAAATGAAAGCCGCTCTATTGAGCGGCGATCGTTTTCGTGGTGATGTTTTGCGTAATCTAAAGGCAGCAATATTAAACGAAGAAGTTTCTTTGGGCAAGCGAGAAGACGGTTTGGATGATGCTGAAATTGAAAAAGTCGTTGCTCGAGAAGTAAAAAAGCGCGTCGAAAGTGCGGATTTATATCGAAAGAATGACCGTGCGGAATTGGCGGAACCTGAAGAAAAAGAAGCGGAAATTTTACGAGAATTTTTGCCAGAGCAACTTGGCGAGGCGGAAATCTCGAAGATTGTAGAAGAAGTTATTGCGGGTATGGACGATGTCTCAATTCAGAAAATGGGACAAGTTATTGGCGCGGTAAAAAGTAAGGCTGGCAATGCTGCGGATGGCGCATTGGTGGCAAAAATTGTTAAAGAAAAACTCACGAAATAG